One part of the Caproiciproducens sp. CPB-2 genome encodes these proteins:
- a CDS encoding cysteine hydrolase family protein codes for MNYDALIIIDMQTALVEGHPYNETIVIQNIKNLLQACRKKKIPVIYVQHDGGAGDELEHGSKGWKIYREIAPLPDDKIFEKQYNSAFRNTGLHEYLQKIHTKNIIMCGMQTEYCFDVSCKVAFEYEYNVTVPRATTTTFDNTFASAEALSEYYENKIWNNRYARVISMEQTISEIDD; via the coding sequence ATGAACTACGATGCATTGATTATAATAGATATGCAGACAGCCCTTGTTGAAGGGCATCCTTATAATGAAACTATCGTTATTCAAAACATAAAGAATTTGCTGCAGGCATGCAGGAAGAAAAAAATCCCTGTTATTTACGTCCAGCACGACGGCGGGGCCGGTGATGAGTTAGAACACGGCAGCAAAGGGTGGAAAATCTACAGGGAGATTGCGCCATTGCCCGATGATAAGATTTTTGAAAAGCAGTATAACAGCGCATTCCGAAATACGGGATTGCATGAGTATCTTCAAAAAATCCATACGAAAAATATTATTATGTGTGGCATGCAAACAGAATATTGCTTCGATGTTTCCTGTAAAGTCGCCTTTGAATACGAGTACAATGTAACTGTACCGCGAGCAACAACAACAACATTTGATAATACATTTGCAAGCGCAGAAGCTTTATCTGAATACTATGAGAATAAAATTTGGAACAATCGTTATGCTCGGGTTATTTCAATGGAGCAAACCATTTCTGAGATAGACGACTAA
- a CDS encoding putative ABC transporter permease produces MKKNAFLFLTGGTVYPALEMICRGKTDISMAAAGGLCLCLIDRVCNHTMRSRPISVKCFAGSGIITTVEFVTGLLVNVALKQNVWDYSALPLNIMGQICVPFSLLWFVVTLPALGLCGLCEKAPFLAE; encoded by the coding sequence ATGAAAAAAAATGCGTTTCTATTTTTGACCGGAGGAACTGTATATCCGGCGCTGGAAATGATCTGTCGCGGGAAGACGGATATTTCCATGGCTGCGGCAGGCGGGCTGTGCTTATGCCTGATTGACCGCGTATGCAACCACACGATGAGAAGCAGACCGATTTCCGTCAAGTGCTTTGCCGGTTCGGGAATTATCACCACAGTGGAATTTGTCACCGGGCTTCTGGTGAATGTCGCTCTGAAGCAGAACGTATGGGATTATTCCGCACTGCCGCTGAACATTATGGGGCAGATCTGCGTACCGTTTTCCCTGCTGTGGTTTGTGGTCACTCTTCCCGCCCTGGGACTCTGCGGGCTGTGTGAAAAAGCCCCTTTCCTTGCCGAATAG